In Rhodococcus pseudokoreensis, the DNA window GCAATGGCGCAGGCAGACAGCGCGGCTCGCCACATACTGGGTCTCGACGCCGCGGTCGCGGAGGTGCCGTGGTTCTGGACCGTCCAGCACGGTGTCCGACTGCAGACCGCCGGGGTGCGCTCGTCGGAAGACCACGTAGTTCGGCGCGGCGATCCTGCCGACGGCAAGTTCGCGGTTCTCTACCTGCGCGACGGTCGCCTGGCCGCACTGGACACGATCAATGCGCTCGGCGACTTCGCCGCGGGAAAGAAGCTCATCGCCGCCGGTGCCCGGCTCGATCCCGTACTCGCGGCAGACCGAGCGGTGAAGCTGGCGACCACCCGAACCGACGATCTCGCTATATCACGTTAGGAATTCACGACATGTCCAACAACATCACCGTCATCGACCGCGCGGGATCGCCCAGCCAGGTCGAGTGGGAACCCGAACAGACCCTCATGGAAGCTCTGCGGGACAATGATTTTCCACTCCTGGCGTCGTGCGGCGGAACCGCGTCCTGCGCCACCTGCCATGTGTACCTGGAACCGCAGGTCGTCTCGGGACTCGGCGAGCGCTCCGAAGACGAGATCGAACTCCTCGAGGAAGCCGAAGGGTTCGACGCGGAGACGTCACGACTGTCCTGCCAGGTCGCGCACGCTCAGTCGCTCGACGGAATCACCGTCACGCTGGCGCCGGAGGAATGACCGGATCGGGAAAGGCCGACCGGCCCTTCGTGCGAAACGAACAACCGTGCCACACGAACAACTTTGAGGAGATGGCGATGAGACTGCAAGGCAAGCGCGTGGTCGTGACCGCGGCCGCGTCGGGAATGGGCCAGGCCGGGTGCGAACGGTTCGCGCAGGAAGGCGCCCGGATCGCGGCAGTCGACCGGGACGAAGCCCGGTTGAAGGAAGTGGTCGACGGAATCAACACGGCTGGCGGCAACGCACAGGGGTTCGTCGCCGATCTGTCCGACGCCGACATCGCCGGGACCGTCGCCGACGACGCGATCGCATGGCTCGGCGGAATCGACGTCCTGTGGAGCCACGCGGGAATGCCCGCCCCCGGCGACGTCGAGACCCTCGACCTCGACGAATTCCGAACCGCCACCGACGTGAACCTCACACAGTCGACGGTGATCGCGGCACGCGCGATCACGCACATGCGACAGCAGGGGAGCGGCTCGATCATCTTCACCGCATCGACCTCCGGACTCGTCGGGTCTGCGCTCAGCCCGGTCTACTCCGCACTGAAGGCGAGCGTCATTGGTCTGGCCAAGGGGTTGGCCGTGCGCTACGCGACCGATGGTGTCCGCGTGAACGCACTGTGCCCGGGACCGGTGGCGACCCCGATGTTGTACAACGACTTCATGAAGGTCGATGCACGGTTCTCCCAGGAAGAGAACGAGAAGCGTGTCGTCGCCGGTGTCCCACTCGGCCGCGCCGGTCAGCCCCGTGAGATTGCGGACGCCGCGTTGTGGCTGGCCTCGGACGAGTCGTCCTTCGTCACGGGGATCGCGTTGCCCGTCGACGGCGGCCTGACCGCACGATAGTCCTGCGCCGTTCACTCTTTTCATTTCCCACTTCGATCGGACGATGTATGAGCACAGTCGACGTTTCCGCGCACACGAGCGCTCCGGACAAGATCACCAAGGTCACCCGGGCCGGCGCGATCGGCAACTTCATCGAGTTCTACGATTTCACCCTGTACGGGTTCTTCGCAGTCACCATCGCCACACTGTTCTTCCCGCAGTTCGACAGCGTGGCGGCTCTGCTCTCGACGTTTGCCTTGTTCGGCGTCGCGTTCGTGATTCGTCCGATCGGAGCGGTCGTCTTCGGACACGTCGGCGACCGCTGGGGACGCAAGCGCGCGTTGATGATCGCGGTTCTTCTGATGAGCGCCGCCACCGCGGCCATCGGTGTGCTGCCGACCTATGCGGCGGTCGGCGTGGCGGCACCGACACTCTTGCTCGTGTGCCGACTGCTGCAGGGCTTCTCGGCGGGCGGGGAGCAGAGCGGAGCGTTCGTTCTCGTGGTCGAGCAGTCCGCGATCGGCGAACGCGGCAGGAACGCCTCCAAACTCGTCGTGTCGATCGTTGCGGGGGTGTGCTGCGCCGCCCTGGTCGTCCTGGTCGTCTCGGCCCTG includes these proteins:
- a CDS encoding SDR family NAD(P)-dependent oxidoreductase, with protein sequence MRLQGKRVVVTAAASGMGQAGCERFAQEGARIAAVDRDEARLKEVVDGINTAGGNAQGFVADLSDADIAGTVADDAIAWLGGIDVLWSHAGMPAPGDVETLDLDEFRTATDVNLTQSTVIAARAITHMRQQGSGSIIFTASTSGLVGSALSPVYSALKASVIGLAKGLAVRYATDGVRVNALCPGPVATPMLYNDFMKVDARFSQEENEKRVVAGVPLGRAGQPREIADAALWLASDESSFVTGIALPVDGGLTAR
- a CDS encoding 2Fe-2S iron-sulfur cluster-binding protein gives rise to the protein MSNNITVIDRAGSPSQVEWEPEQTLMEALRDNDFPLLASCGGTASCATCHVYLEPQVVSGLGERSEDEIELLEEAEGFDAETSRLSCQVAHAQSLDGITVTLAPEE